The window gAAAACCCATACATATAACGTCAGCCATATATGTTCAATTATGTAATTTGGATGTGTACCTCTAACACAAACCCACAGACCACTAATATACTAACCATAACCTACAGACCACTAACATACTAACCATAACCCACAGACCACTAacatactaaccctaacctacatTGTGTTACAGCCAACTTCATCCCAAACTGTCATCCTTACATTTTATCAAGGTGTAAGGAGTCAGTTTTCTGTTGATGGGAATGTAGCAGGTTAGAGGATTCAATTGACTAAAAGGCAGTTTTTTGCGTTGATATCATAGTTGAAGGCATCCCACTATAGCTGGAAGTACCATCCACTTTCCATATCCATCCCTCACATACTCAGATATATGATATGTAGGGATGTGTCCTTTAACCTTCTTATGATATGTAGGGATGTGTTCTTTAACCTTCTCATGATATGTAGGGATGTGTCCTTTAACCTTCTTATGATATGTAGGGATGTGTCCTTTAACCTTCTTATGATATGTAGGGATGTGTTCTTTAACCTTCTCATGATATGTAGGGATGTGACCTTTAACCTTCTCATGATATGTAGGGATGTGTTCTTTAACCTTCTCATGATATGTAGGGATGTGACCTTTAACCTTCTCATGATATGTAGGGATGTGTCCTTTAACCTTCTTATGATATGTAGGGATGTGTTCTTTAACCTTCTCATGATATGTAGGGATGTGTCCTTTAACCTTATTTTCTACTCAAAGGTTCTGACCAGTCTGGAATGAACCCCATGTTTATTTGACATATAATTACACAACTATAGAAAATTAGAGGGCATGAGACTTCTGTGGGTCAGAGTGTTCTAGGCTTCTTTGTAATacactgttttcatttttgcgTTTCAGATGCATTATCTCTGTTTTAGATGCAGTATCTCTGTTTCAGATGCAGTATCTCTGTGTTTCAGATGCAGTATCTCTGTGTTTCAGATGCAGTATCTCTGTGTTTCAGATACAgtatctctgtgtttctgatgcagtatctctgtgtttctgaTGCAGTATCTCTGTATTTCTGATGCattatctctgtgtttctgATGCAGTATCTCTGTTTCTGATGCAGTATCTCTGTTTCTGATGCATTATCTCTGTTTCTGATGCATTATCTCTGTTTTTGATTCAGTATCTCCCCTGTTTCTTTCTGGACAGGTTTGTGAAAGAGAAGCGACCCACCATCTCCCCCAACTTCAATTTCCTGGGTCAACTGCTGGACTTTGAGAAGAAGATCAAGACTCCTGGAGGAGCAGAGATCAGGGGCGTCAAAACCTCTGCCCTTCTCCACCCTCACCCCCATCTAGAGCAGACTGGTCAGGTTACCCGGGGGGACGCTAGCAACCCCACCCCAGGGGCCCAGGACCCAACCCTGGCCCTGCTGGAGCCCCTGACCCTGCCGTGTGTCCTGTCCGCTTGGCCCCCGGAGGAGAGGCTACTGGCCCAGGCCCTCCAGGGGCTCCAGTTGGACCAGGGGACGGAGGACAGTGCCCGGCTGAAAAGGTCCTTCTCCCTGGACATAAAGTCATATGGGGAGCCAGGAGGCTGTTCTAGCACCCCCCTCAGGTCGTACCCCCATCCAGCACCCAACCCCCACACCGGAGACCAGGAGTATTATGCTACTTCGTCTGGCTTCAAGGAGCCTCCTAACATCAGTAAACCCTGTCAATTCTCCCCCGTGGTGGAGGTGTCTGAGCAGAGCCCTGACAAGGAGCAGGCCGAAGGCCCCACAGACCCTGCTCCTTCTGCTCCTGCTGCTCCTGCTGCAGTCTCTAGTACCACCACCACCTTCATCAAAAGCACCTCCACTCGTACCTCCAAGCAGCCCAGCCACTCCCAGGCCTGTTCCCAGGAGCTTCACCGCAGCGGCAACATGGAGGAGACCCCGGCCTCCCTCCACCAGACCCCGGCTTCGCTTCACCAGACCCCGGCCTCCCTCCACCAGACCACCAGCTTCCTGTTCGGCCTGTCCCGTTCCCAGCAGCATCTTTCCAAGCCCGCCACTAACCTAGGCTCTGCCCTGAAAGGCTGGCACTCTGATGTCTTATTGGGTCCTGTCACCGTGTCGTCAGGGGGGTGGTACCTCTCTGAGTCACACCGCTTCTACTCCACTTCTGCCATCCTAGGGGGCGGGCCCAACATCCTTGGGGGCGGTGGCTTTGCAGCATACAGTGTGAGCCAGGGGTTTGAGGAGGTGCGGAGGCGTGGGCGGCAGCGGAGCGGGGACCATGGCGACTCACGGAGGAGTTGGCATGAGGAGAGCAACTTTGAGAAGCAGTTGAAGAGGAGGAGCTGCCAAATGGAGTTTGGAGATGGGAGAAGAGGAGCGGAGAGTCCGtccagagaggaggtggggaggaaaGTGGGGAGTCAGAGCAGCTTCTCCGGCAGCATGGAGGTCATAGAGGTTTCCTGAGACACTCAGTATGGCTGCCTAGACAACCAGTCAGCCTTCATTGACCTGACTGGAGGGGGTCCTTCTATGGAGACTCCTCCCATAGTCCTCACTTCTCCAGCAGGTTCTAGCACATGCTCAGATCAGAGCTGTCTTATGTAATGGACTTATTACCCTACTGGATGGTTGAACCTTGACTGGGGGAGTTGAACTTTGACCTGAGGAGTTGAACTTTGACCTGAGGAGTTGAACTTTGACCTGAGGAGTTGAACCTTGACGGGATGGTTGAACCTTGACTGGATGGTTGAACCTTGAACTGAGGAGTTGACCCTTAAACTGCTATTGCCACGTTATGTGATAATGTGTCCTCACAGATGGCCTTAATGTAGGTGgcctctgacctctgacctggatCCAGAAACAGCTGGGATTAGGATGATGACGAGGTGAACTCTAAGTCTTTGATTCACTAAGTACTGAGCCAAACTTAGTTACGTTTTGTTTGGATGAGTGAGTGTTGCTCAtcataaacatttctgaatatTGATGATTGTTGTAGTTGTCTGTCTGATGTTGGATACGTAGCACCCCTGTGATGCCTTACAGAGCCTTTATTAAACCTATATAAAGTGCTATGAAACTCTACGAAGGCTTTATGaagcattgtgttgaactggATTAGAgacattttatgtgtttttcaaTATGTTTGCTATGATGTAACCGTGTCAAATATCTGTTTTTCCAGCTAACTGACATTGAGCAGCGAGGAAAGTTTCTTGAATAATCCTGACCCTGTGTAAAGAACCAGTCCTACAGGCATGTCCAGGTTAGGGGCTCTTACTGAGAAAGAGGCTGGAACTCTTGTTCAAAGACATTTAATAGATTTAAAGCATTT is drawn from Esox lucius isolate fEsoLuc1 chromosome 14, fEsoLuc1.pri, whole genome shotgun sequence and contains these coding sequences:
- the dusp16 gene encoding dual specificity protein phosphatase 16, translating into MSECPVGTGIGAGTRLGSGTRLGSGNVVETVIGSGTRFGTSTGGTFAETGPEVGIRAHKGFGPVSGSVCGTRLHSVRPIGAEGLVALLEGGLDSVLLIDSRPFVEYNSSHILEAVNVNCSKLMKRRLQQDKVQINELLQHSAKKKLELTEGQEVVVYDQSSSDPMTLPSEAFLTVLLAKLERSFPSVHLLSGGFTEFSELFPGLCEGKALLASSCLVPSCLSQPCLPLNTSGPTRILPHLYLGCQRDVLNKELMQQNDIAYVLNASNTCPKPDYIPESHFLRVPVNDSFCEKILPWLDRSVEFIEKAKASNACVLVHCLAGISRSATIAIAYIMKRMDMSLDEAYRFVKEKRPTISPNFNFLGQLLDFEKKIKTPGGAEIRGVKTSALLHPHPHLEQTGQVTRGDASNPTPGAQDPTLALLEPLTLPCVLSAWPPEERLLAQALQGLQLDQGTEDSARLKRSFSLDIKSYGEPGGCSSTPLRSYPHPAPNPHTGDQEYYATSSGFKEPPNISKPCQFSPVVEVSEQSPDKEQAEGPTDPAPSAPAAPAAVSSTTTTFIKSTSTRTSKQPSHSQACSQELHRSGNMEETPASLHQTPASLHQTPASLHQTTSFLFGLSRSQQHLSKPATNLGSALKGWHSDVLLGPVTVSSGGWYLSESHRFYSTSAILGGGPNILGGGGFAAYSVSQGFEEVRRRGRQRSGDHGDSRRSWHEESNFEKQLKRRSCQMEFGDGRRGAESPSREEVGRKVGSQSSFSGSMEVIEVS